A window of Plantibacter sp. PA-3-X8 genomic DNA:
CGGCGACGATCGTCTGCGGGGATGAGGCGTCCATGCTCACACGGCTCGCCTCGAGCCATCCGACCGTCGCGTGGAGCGCCGTGTTGTGGAGCGTCAAGGAGAGCGTCTTCAAGGCGTGGTACCCGCTCACCGGCCGATGGGTCGACTACACGGCGTGTGAGGTGGTGATCCACCCGGATCGGGGCTCGTTCGATGCGCGGATCGTCGTGTCGGCCGGCCCGACCGCGCGCTCGACCACGCCGCGCACCTTCACCGGCCGGTGGTCGGTGGTGGGCACCCACCTTTGCAGCGTCGTCATCGTCCCGGCCTCGCAGCGACAGGACGGGTGATCGGCTGTTCCGGTCGGCGCGGGTACCGTTGAGGACGATGTCGTCGACCGCAGGAGGAGGGGCCATGTCGGACGAGGAACGGACGACGACGGACTGGCGTGCAGTGGCCGCCGCCCTCGCGAACGACGACGCCCGGACGGTGTACGCGCAACTCGTCCTCGGGCAGGAGCCCGACCTCGGCGCCACCCAGCGTGCTGTGCGGCGAGCCGAGCAGAGCGTCCAGACGTTGTCTCGGGCGGGCCTGTTGGATATTGACGGACGTGCTTCGGGCAGGGTGTTCCGGGACCTCCTCGCGGCCGCCGCACCGCCGAAGCGCGAAGGGATCGACCGCTTCCTGGTCGACGGTCGGATCGTGCAGTACCCGTCGAATCCGGACGAGCGGCAGGCGCTGTTGCAGCGCGTCGCGGCATCAGTGCTCGAGCCTGGTGAGGTGGTCGACGAAGCCGAGATCAACGAGCGGTTGTCCGCGTTCCACGACGACGTCGCGGTGCTCCGGCGGTACCTCGTCGACGCGCAGCTCGTCGAGCGCACGCGTTCGGGGACCGAATACGCGCTCGTCACCTGAGGAGGCCGCCCTTCGACAGACTCAGGGACTGGTGCGCGCGACGGCGGCCCTCTTCCGGTCACTGAGCTTGTCGAAGTGCGCACGAGGGGCTTGCGGGGCCCTTCGACAGGCTCAGGGACCGGGTTGGGGGGCTCGGGGACCAGGCGGGAGGCTTTGGGGACCGACGGGAGGCTTAGAGACCGGGCGGCAGGCCCGCGGCCGGCGTCAGGCGCGGATGTCCTTCGTGAGCTCCTCCACGAGGGCGGCCCGCTGCTCGCGGGTGGACGGCCGACCCTCGGCGTCGGGACGCTCCTGCCACGGGAACGGTCCCGAAGCGCGGCGGTACTCGACCCCGAGGGCGTCGAGGCGGGCGAGGTGCTGCTGCAGCCGCGCCTCGAAGCCCGCGAGGTCGCGCTCGCGGCCGACCCAGGCGACCTCGGCGAGGGCGCACAGCCGCGGGTATGCCTGGTAGTCGATGACGCGGGCGGAGTCCATGTGCTCGGTCCAGATGTTCGCCTGCACCCCGATGATGTGCTCGGCCTGCGCCTCCGTCAGCTCAGCCGGCACCGGCTCGAAGGTGTACACCTCCGCGACGGTCAGCGGTGGCCCGACCGGGATCGGCTCACCCGGCAGCTCCGACTCGCGGTAATCGAGGTAGACGCGGTCGTCCGGGCAGGCGATGACGTCGTACCCCTGGCGTGCGGCGGCGACCGCACCGAACTCGCCGCGCCATGAGGCGACGGTCGCGTCCTTCGGCAATCCGCCGCCCTCGAGGATCTCGTCCCAGCCGTACAGGCGTCGGCCGGCGGCGCACAGGTGCGCCTCGAGTTGGCGGATGAACCACGCCTGCAGCGCTTCGACGGAGTCGAGCCCGCGCTCGGCCATGAGGGCTTGCGTTCGAGCGCTCGCTGCCCAGCGGGTCTTCTTCGCCTCGTCGCCACCGACGCCGATGAAGGTCGATGGGAAGAGCTCCATGACCTCGTCGAACACGGTGCGGAAGAACGCGACCGTCTCCTCGCCCATGTCGAGGATCGCCTCGTTGATGCCCCACCTCGTCCACACCGACGGCTCGTCCGCGTCCTGCGCCACATCCGGCACGCCCAGCTCCGGGTACGCGGCGATGATCGCTCGCGCATGACCGGGCAGGTCGATCTCGGGGACGACCGTGATGGACCGCTCAGCGGCGTAGGCGACGATCTCGCGCAGGTCGTCCTTCGTGTAGAAGCCGCCGTGCGGGCGGCCGTCGCCGGGAGCGTGCCGTGCTGCGCCGTGCTGGCTCTCGGTCCGCCACCCGCCGACCTCGGTCAGCTTCGGGAAGGCGTCGATCTGGATCCGCCAGCCCTGGTCGTCGGTGAGGTGGAAATGGAGGACGTTGAGCTTGTGGCGCGCGGCGAGGTCGATGAACCGCAGCACGTCGGACGTGGGGAGGAAGTGCCTGGCCACGTCGAGCATGACGCCGCGCCACCCGAAGCGCGGGGCGTCGTCGATGGTCGTCGCCGGGACGGTCCAGTCGACGCCGGGGACGAGCGCACGGCGGTTGACCGCAGGGGGAAGGAGCTGGGTCAGGGTCACCGCACCCGAGAACGCGCCGGAGGCGTCGGCGGCGACGATGCGCACACCGTCCGCGTCGACCACGAGCCGGTAGCCGCCGGCCGCGACGGTGTCGTCGTGGATGAACGCGATGCTGTCGGTCCGCAGGTCGATCCGTGCGTCGAGGTCGAACCCGGTCGACGTCTGCAGCACCCCGCGCAACCAGCGGGTCGCGGCCGAGAAGCGGTGGTCACCGCCGAGCCCGGTCGTCTCGCTCAGCGTGAAGGCGCCGTCGTGCTGCTGGATGGACACGGGCAGTGGAAGCATCGGTGGTTCTCTCCTCGAGTGCTGATGGGCCGTTCTCAGGACATCTGCGGCGCGGCTGGCCGGGAACCCGGTGACACGCCGGAGGACTCCTGAGAACGGTCCCGGATGGTGGAGGTCAGGATGGGCGGTCGACGAGGGTGGTGAGCCGGTCGGCGATCAGCGTATCCGAGACGACGGTGAGCGGCGACTGACCGGCCTCGGCGGCGAGCTCGGCGATGCTGCGGCCGACGAGCTCGCGGAGGTCGGGGTGCGACACCTGCGCAATGCGCACAGCGGACCAGTCGACGCGCTCGTCGAACGGCGGCTCGGCGAAGGCGCGTTCGAGTTCGTCGACGATGGCGTCGTCCCGGAGACGGTCGATGACGGCGTCGCCGCCACCGCCCGTCACCCAGGTGGGCAGCAGGGCGGTGAGGGCGGTGCCGCGGAGGACGCCGCCCGGGAGGATGGTGCCGGTGCCGTGATCCATGGGCCGCTCTCCAGTCGTCGGGCGATTGCGCATGTTGCAACGGGGGTTGCGTCAATGCCCGACAACTGTAAAGGGTCCGAACAAACGTGTCAACGATGTGGAGACGGGGTTGCGGGGGAGGGTTGCTCGGCACTTCGACAGGCTCAGTGACCGGTGGAGGCGGCTCGGTGACTGGGGAGGCGGCTAAGTGGTCGGAGGGTTGCTCGGCACTTCGACAGGCTCAGTGACCGGGGAAGGGTGGGCCTCGTGACCGGTTGCCGGTGGGCCAGCGAGCGGGGAGGGCAGATCGGCACTTCAACAGGCTCAGTGACCTGGGATGCGGCTCAGTGACCGCGGGAGGGCGGCTCGGTGGCCGGGGGAGGCGGGCTCGGTGACCGGACCCGCCCGGCTCAGTGACCGGGCGGGTCCGGGCCCGGCGGCCGGGCGGGCGGCTACTCCACCAGGCGGAGGCGGACCGCCATGAACTGGCGGCCGGGCAGGTCGACCCGGACGGTACCGGTGTACGTGCCGGGCAGAGTCTCGACCGTCATGTTCCAGGTGTCCAGCACGTCGACGTGGAACTCGCCCTCGGGAAGGAAGACGTTGCGGAACCGCGGCCGGTTGAAGCCGAAGTAGCCGATGACGTACCGGCCGGCCACCCCGCCCCACGGCACGTCCCAGTCGCCGGGGAGCGGGTCGAGGACGCCCGTCGGGGACTCCGCCGAGATGCGCTCCAGGAATGCGATGCGGTCGGGACTCGAACCGATGAGCGGACCGCCCTTCGACCAGAACAGCTCCTCCCGGTCGTTGAGGTAGGTCTCGCCGTGGCCGACGTAGCCGCCGCGGATCGCGCCCTCCCAGAACCGTCGCACCATCTCCTCGCCGGTGATGTTGCCCCAGCCCTGGTCGATGTCGCCCTCGTAGGCGCACTCGTCGATGACGATCGGCTTGCCCCACTGCTCGCGCCAGGCGTCGGTGTTCTCCGCGGTCCGGTAGACGTCGACGCGCTGCACGCTGCAGTGCGTGATCCAGGGCTTCGCGTAGTCGTAGAACCCCTGGCAGTTGTGGATGGAGTTGAGGTGGCCGTGCGGGTCCTCCGCGCCGACGACCGCCGCGAGCCGCTCCCAGTCGTCGTTCGTCTTCGCCCAGAGCAGGTCGTACTCGTTCGCCATCGACCACCACACGTTCGCGAACGCGGTGAGCCGGCGGACGGCGTAGCGGAGGTACCGTTCGTCGACGGCCGGACCGAGGTCCGCGAAGCCCCAACGGTCGTAGGCGTGGAAGAGGATCAGGTCCGCCTCGATGCCGAGCGCGCCGAGCTGGTTGATGCGCCGCTCGAGGTTCGCCCAGTACTTCGGGTCGAAGCGCTCGTGGTCGAACCCGTCTGCGAGTGAGCCGACGAAGGGGAACGTCTCCGGCTCGTTCGCGTTGTAGAGGTACGACTTCGGGAACACGCACATCCGGATCTTCGTGAACGGCGCGATCTCCAGGGCGCGGAGCGTCTCCTCCTGCAGTTCCTCGAGCTGGTGCGTCCAGGCGTAGGCGGTCGTGCCGAGCGGGCGATGGCGGGTGCCGTCGGCGTGGGCGAAGTGGAAGCCGTCCACGCGCACCGGTCCGTGGCTGCCCGTCGCCGCGGCCGACACGGTGAACGCGCCTGCGACGCCGTCGAGTGATCGGGCGGTCGAGCTCGTGGTGAACGACCACTCGCCCTGCTCCTCGGCGAGCAGCCGCACCAGGTACCGGCCGTCGCCGTCGTAGAACCCGCCGACGGTGAGCTCGCGTGCGCCGTTCGTGAACGTCGCGCCGAGTTCCACGTCGACGAACGGGTTGCCGTGCGACGGCCCGTCCAGCCGGATCTCGACGACGCCGTACTGCGGGACGTCGCCGGGGACCGTCAGGGTCGCCGAGCCGCGCGGGACGTCCTGGCCCTCGTAGTCGGGAGCGGGCTCGATCGCGGCGCCGTAGGGTGCGCGGGCGTCGGGACCGTCGTCGACCTGTGCGAGCGCCGCCCAGAGACGATCCTTCGCCGCATCGTCCTGCAGCTCCGGCACGATCGCCGACAGCTGCCCGAGACGGATGCTGCGGAACTGCTTGGCCATCGGCGAGGCGGCGATGCCGGGCAGGAACTGCTCGAGGACGGTGCGACCCGCCGGGCTCTCGATGACGTCTCCGAAGGCGGAACTGCGGTCGAACATGGATCTCCTGTGATCAGCCGAGCGGGTCGGCGGCGGGTGCTACTGGTGCAGGCGGTGCGAGTGTTGCACGTGGAACAGTCGAGTGGGGGTTATCGCGCAACTCCTGATGCCGGAGTGGCTGCAGCAAGCGCTGCGTCCACGTCGTCGAGCATCGACGGCGGCGTGAACATGAGGAGCTGACGGACGGTCCGACCACGACTCCACTGGGTGCTGCGGCGGATGTCGTCGGCCTTGGCCTGATCGTGGGCACCCACCGAGCTGAGGAGGGCGTCGTACGCGGCCGGTCGGTCGATGATCTCGGAGAGCGGCGAGTCGAGGCCGAGCGTGATGTCGTCGTCGGCACTCGAGCCGGCGTCGGGGACCTCGACCGTCCAATCGTGGCGACCGGACCCGATCGTCTCCTCCGCGGCACCCGGCAACGCGACCGTCGCCGTCGTGTTCGGCGGCACGACCGCCGACACCCGGAGGGACGACCCTTCGCGTCGCCACGCCACCGACGCCTCGCCGTAGGGCGTGACGTGTCGGGCCTCGGCGTGGTCGAGTCCGTCGATCGGCCGCGGTGCGATCCGGAGTTCGCGGTAGCCGGGACCCGCGGGAGCGAGGCCGGCTACGGTGCGGTGCAGCCAGTCGGCGACGGCGCCGAGCGCGTAGTGGTTGAACGAGGTCATCTCGCCCGGGTTGACCGAGCCGTCCTCGAGCAGGCTGTCCCAACGCTCCCAGATCGTGGTCGCGCCCTTGGTGACGGGCGAGAGCCAGGAGGGGTTCTCGGTCTGGAGCATGAGGCGGCCGGCCGCGCGGAGGTGTCCGCCGTCGGCGAGTGCGTCGGTGATGAGCGGCGTCCCCACGAAGCCGGTGCCGATGCGGTAACCGTCGGCGCGGACGAGGTCGGCGAGGCGGTCCGCGAGGCGTTGCCGCAGGGCGGGGTCGTCGACGAGGTCGAACCGCAGGGCGAGGGCGTACGCGGTCGGCGCGTCGGACATCATCCGGCCGGCGGGCGTCACATACTCGGCGGTGAAGGCCGCCCGACTCCGCTCGGCCAGGTCGCCGTACCGCTCCGCGTCCGCCGTCTCCCCGAGGAGCCCGGCGGTGTCGGCGAGGATCCGGAGCGATCGCGCGTGATAGGCGCTCGCGACGATGTCCGAGTCGACCCTGGCCTTCGCCGGCTGGTCAGGCGGCGCGCTCGGGTCGAGCCAGTCGCCGAGCTGGAAGGTGTTCGACCAGAGACCGTCGGTGCTCACCCGGAGCACGGCCTCCACCCAGGAACGCATCGACGGGTACTGCTCGCGCAGGATCCCGAGGTCGCCGTAGCGCTCGTGGAGCACCCACGGCACGACGGTCGCAGCGTCGCCCCAGGCCGCGGTCGGCCCGCCGCCGGCGAACCCGGACAGCGCGGCCGGGACCACCATGGGGACGACACCGTCCTGGTGCTCCTGCTCGAGTGCGAGGTCGCGCAGCCAGGAGTCGAGGAAGGCGGAGCTGTCGTAGAGGAAGCTCGCGGTCGGGGCGAAGACCTGTAGGTCACCCGTCCAGCCGAGCCGTTCGTCGCGCTGCGGGCAGTCGGTCGGGATGCTCAGGAAGTTGCCGCGCATGCCCCAGACGACGTTCTCGTGGAGGCGGTCGAGCAGCTCGTGCGAGGAGGAGAACCAACCCGTGCGCGTGAGGTCGCTGTGGAGGACGACGGCGGAGACCGACGCCGGGTCGAATGCGCCCGGCCAGCCGTCGATCTGCGCGTAGCGGAAGCCGTGGAAGGTGAAGCGCGGCTCGATCGTCTGTTCGCCGTCGCCCGAGAGCGTGACGTGGTCGGTGGCTGCGGCGTTGCGGAGGGGACGCAGGGCGAGTTCGCCCTCGTCGAGGACCTCGGCGTGCCGGAGCGTGAGCGTCGTGCCCCGCGGGCCGGCGACGGTGAGCCGGAGGCGGCCGACGAGGTTCTGGCCGAAGTCGAGGATGGTCGCGCCCGACGGCGAGGTGAGCACCTCCGCGACCGCGCGCTCCTCGATGCGGCGGACGGGCGCGGCGATCCGGGCCTCCGGCACCGGGTGCGCAGCGTCGTCGACGAGGGCCGGGGCCCAGGTGGACGCGTCGAGCGCCGTCGTCGACCAGCCGGGTTCGACCAGGGTGGTGTCGATCGCCTCGCCGGCGTAGATGCCGCTGTCGACGAGCTCGGCACCGTCTGCCGCCGACCAGCTCGCATCGGTGACGAGCGTCTCCGTCGTCCCGTCGAGGTAGTCGAGCTGCAGCTGGGCGGCGAAGCGTGGCTGGTCGCCGTAGATGCGCTCGGCGAACTGGAAGAACCCGTACCGCTCGGTGTACCAGGCGCCGGCGACGGTCGCGGCGAGGACGTTCTCACCCGGCTCGACGAGCGCGGTGACGTCGACGGTCTCGTGCACGAGGCGGTCGCCGTAGGCGGTCCAGCCGGGGGAGAGGACGTCTTCCGAGGCGGGCATCCCGTTCAGCTGCGGTTCGGCGGCACCGAGCGCGGTCCAGAACAGCCGGGCGCGACGGACGGGCCCGCCGACCGTGAAGGTGCGGCGCACCCGGATCGGTTGCGCAGGACGCTCGGGCGCTGCGAGACCGATGAAGCGGGCGGTCCAGGCTCCGTCGGCCAGGAACGCGGCCTCGACGACGGTCGGCTCGCTCCAGGGTGTCTCCTCCCCAGCAGTCGACGCGGCACGGACCTCGACGGTGCGCACCTCGTCTGGGCCGAGTGGTGGGAACGGCCAGGAGACGAGGACGGAGTCGCGGCCCTCGACACGTGCCGTGGCACCACTGCCGTCTCGGAGTTCGGCCCAGGCCTGCGCCCAGTCGGAGCCAGCGGTCTCGACGGTCCAGCTCAACCGAGGCGTCGGCGTCGCAACCGCGGGGCTGTCGTCACGGGTCTCCGCCCGCAGCCGGCCGATCCGCGCGACGTGCGCGGTCATCGGGAGGTCCCGGCTGCGATGGTGACGACGTGCTCGTCCACGAGGTTGACGACGGACGATCCGATCCGGAGGGTGACGTCGCCTGGCTCGACCTGCCAGCCGTCCGCCCAGTGGGCGAAGACCCGGGCCGGCAGCGCGACCTCCCAGGCGACCGATTCGCCGGCGCCCGCGCGGACGACAGCCGATCCGACGAGCCAGCGCACGGGGCGGTCGACCGATGAGTCCGGTCGCTCCGCGTACACCTGCACGACGTGCTTGCCGGCGCGGTCGCCGGTGTTCGTCGCGGTCCCGGAGACGCGGGGGGAGGCGACGTCACCCGAGACCTCGCCACCGTCGATGGACCAGCTCGTGTACCCGAGCCCGTGGCCGAACCAGTAGGCGGGCGTGGCACCCGAGCGGAGCCACGCGCGGTAGCCGATGTGGATGCCCTCCTCGTAGCGGAGCACGCCGTCCACCGGGGTGACGTCGAGCACCGGGACGTCGTCGAGCGCCGCAGCCCAGGTGGTGCTCAGGCGACCACCGGGTTCGGCGACCCCGAGCAGCACGTCGGCCAGGGCGTTGCCCATCTCCTGTCCGCCGAACCAGCCGAGGAGCACGGCGGCGACCTCGTCGCTCCAGGGGAGCAGGACCGGGGCGCCGGAGTTGACGATCACGACGGTGCGCGGGTTCACGGCGGCGACAGCCCGGACGAGCTCGTCCTGACGGCCGGGGAGGGTGAGGTCGCTGCGGTCCCAGCCCTCCGATTCGACCTTCGAGTTCGTGCCGACGACCACGACGGCGACATCGGCCGCGCGGGCCGCCTCGACCGCCTGGGCGATGAGGGCGTCGGGGTCGGAGTCGTCGGGGGCGCGACCGACAGTGACGCTGATCGCGCCGAGACCGTTCTCGCTCGGGGAGAGGTCGAACTCCGCACGGAGTTCGACGGCGACGTCGGCCTGGGCGGCGAACGCCCCGGTCGCCGACGGCGGGGCGAGCAGCGCCGCGCCGAGGTCGTTCCCGACGACCACGGGTTGCTCGTCGACGAGGAGGACGCCGTCGACGAAGAGTCGGCCGTGGAGCCCCGTGGCGAAACCGAGTCGCAGTTGCTCGGTGGCCTCCGGCGTGTACGTGGTGGTGAGCACGAGCTGCGACGCCGTGGTGACCGGGGCGTCGCCGCCGAACCAGACGAGCGCGGTGGACCGGCGGTCCTCGGTGAAGAGTTCCGCGCCGTCGGCATCGAGGAACGTGGCGACGAGACCGGGGTCACCCGTGCGCGGGTTGGTGAGGCGCTCGAGCGGAAGCTCGGCGACGCCCTCCTGCACGATCGCGCCGACGGCGTAGTCGATCGTCGCCTCGGGGAGCGCGAGTCGGAGTCCCTCGAGTGGGCTGACGGTGTGCTCGGGGAGGACCGTCGCACTGCCGCCGCCCTGGGTGCGCGAGTCGCGGGCGTTGTGCCCGATGACGGCGACGCGGGTGAGCGAGGCCGCGTCGAGGGGGAGCGTGCCGTCGTTGTCGAGCAGCACGATGCCCTCAGTCTCGGCCTCGCGGGAGAAGGAGACCCCGTCGACCGGAGCGGGCGCCAGTGCTTCCTCGCCGAGGGCACCGACGCGGACCGCGAGCGCGAGGAGCCGGGCGACCTTGCGGTCGACGTCGGCTTCGGCGACGCGGCCGTCGCGGACGGCCTCGACGAGGGCCGCGCTCCATGCGGGAGCGGGGCCGGGCATGGCGAGGTCCTGGGACGCCGGCGCCGAGCCGAGGCTGCGGACGCCGGTCCAGTCGCTGACGACGACGCCGTCGAAGCCCCACTCCGAGTTGAGCGGCGTCTCCAGGAGGTCGTTCTCGCTCATCGTGACGCCGTCGACGGAGTTGTAGGCGCTCATGATCGCCCAGGTGCCGGCTTCGGTCACCGTGCGCTCGAACGGTGCGAGATAGAGCTCGCGGAGGGCACGCTCGCTCGCATGCACGTCGACCGTGAAGCGGTCGGTCTCGGAGTCGTTGGCGACGTAGTGCTTCGGGGTCGCGGCGACGCCGTTGTCCTGCAGGCCGCTGACGTAGGCGGCCGCGAGCGAACCGGTGAGTTCCGGATCCTCGCTGAACGCCTCGAAGTGCCGCCCGCCGAGCGGGGAACGGTGGAGGTTGATGGTCGGGCCGAGGACGACGTCGACGCCCTTTCGGCGGGCCTCGGCCGCGGCGACGGCGCCGTATCGGTAGGCGAGCGACGGATCCCACGAGGACGCCAGCGCGGTCGCTGACGGGAGGTTGATCGACGGCGAGCGCTCGTCCCACAGCGGACCGCGGACGCCGGCCGGCCCGTCGGACAGGACCATGGCGCGCAGGCCGATCTTCTCGAGCGGCACCGTGGTCCAGAAGTCGGCGCCGGAGACGAGCGCGACCTTCTCCTCGAGGTCGAGTCGGGCGACGAGGGCGTCGATCGCCGCGGTGTCGACGGGCTTCGTGGCGGCGGCGTGCCGGGGAGTGGTGATGGTCATGCGATGTGGGTCCGTTCTGGGGTGGCCCTTCGACAAGCTCAGGGACCGGATGGTGGGTCTCAGAGACCGGTTGTGGGTCTCGGGGACCGGTTGTGGGCCTCGGGGACCGGTTGTGGGTCTCGGGGACCGGATGTGGGCCCTTCGACGAGCTCAGGGACCGAGCGATGTGCGTGGTGCGCCCGGCCGGCCAGGTTCCTGGCCCCGGCCGACCGGGCGGTCGTGGTGATCCGGACGGATCAGGCGGCGGACTCCGCCGCACGCTGCTCGTCGATGAGGCGGCGTCGCTCCACCCGGCGGTCCTCCTGGCGGTCCGGGTCGGGGATCGGTGCCGCCATGAACAGGCGCTGCGTGTAGGGGTGGGCCGGGTGCGCCGTCACCTGGTCGCCGTCGCCGGACTCGACGATCTCGCCGTGGTACATGACCGCCACGCGGTGGCTGATGTGCCGGACGACTGCGAGGTCGTGCGAGATGAACAGGTAGGCGACGCCCGTCTGCTCCTGGATGTCGATGAAGAGGTCGAGGACCCGCGCCTGCGTCGACAGGTCGAGGGCCGACACGGGCTCGTCGCACACGATGAGCTTCGGATCGAGGGCGAGCGCCCGGGCGATCGCGATGCGCTGCCGCTGGCCGCCCGAGAACTCCCGGGGGAGCCGTGAGGCCGCGCCGGTCGGCAGCTGCACCTGGTCGAGCAGGGATCCGACGCGCTTGCGGGCGTCGGCACCGGAGACACCGCGGACGGTGAGCGGCTCGGTGAGGATCTGCTCGATCGTGAGCGAGGGGTTGAGCGAGGAGTACGGGTCCTGGAACACGACCTGGATCTCCGAACTCAGCGCTCGGCGCTCCTTGCGCTTCAAATGCCCGATCTCCTGGTCGCGGTAGCGGATGCTGCCGCCGGTGACCGGGGCGAGGCCCAGCACGGCGCGACCGAGCGTGGTCTTGCCGGAGCCGGACTCGCCGACGAGACCGACGGTCTCACCGGGCTTGATGTCGATCGACACGCCCTTGAGCGCCTTGAACGACTGGGCACGGAACCCCTTGCCCGGGTACTCGACTTCGAGGTCCTTCACCTCGAGCAGTGACGACGTCATCGGGTCTCTCCTGTCAGGTTCGTCGCGAGTGCCGGTCGGGCGGGACCCTCGTCGAGGATCGCGCCGAGCAGCGACTGCGTGTACGGGTGCTGTGCGTGGTTGAAGATCGAGCGCACCGGCCCGGTCTCCACGATGAGACCGTTCTGCATGACTGAGACGCGGTCGCAGAGGTCGGCGACCACCCCGAAGTTGTGTGTCACGAGGAGCATCGCCATGTGGCGCTCCGCCTGGAGGTCGCGCAACAGGTCGAGGACCTCCGCCTGCACGGTCACGTCGAGGGCCGTGGTGGGCTCGTCGGCGATGATGATGTCCGGGTCCGTGGAGACGGCGCCGGCGATGAGCACACGCTGCGCCATACCGCCCGAGACCTCGTGCGGGAACGCGGCGAAGGTGCGCTTGGGGTTCGGGATGCCGACCCGCTCGAGCAGGGCGAGCGCCTTGTCCGTCGCCTCCTTCTTGCTCAGGCCGAGGGTGACGCGCAGGGGTTCGACGAGCTGGCTGCCGATCGTGAACGCCGGGTCGAGGTTCGACATCGGCTCCTGCGGGATGTAGCCGATGCGCTTGCCGCGGATGGCCGTGTACTCGCGCTCCCCGAGGGTGTCGAGTCGGGTGCCCTCGTAGCGGATCGTGCCGTCGGTGACCCGGCCGCCGCGGGGCAGGAGTCCGAGGACGCCCCACGCCGTCTGGGTCTTGCCCGAGCCGGATTCACCGATGAGGCCGTGGACCTCGCCCTTGCGGATGTCGAGGTCGACGCCGTGGACGACCTCGGTGACCCGGCCGCCCTCCTGGTCGTAGCCGACGCGGAGGTCGCGGACGCTGAGGACGAGCTCCTCGGCGCGAGCGGAGGCGCGGGCGTCGTCGTCGTGACGGATGGGCGGGACGCCGACGATCTCGTCCTCGCTGATCCCGGAGGTGCTGATCGACTGGGTGACGATCGTGTTGGAGCCCGTCTTCGACGTCGTCACGATCTTGCGACGGCGTCGGCGGACGGACACGGTGCGCTCGAGCTCGTCGCGCATCGCGTTGGCGAGCAGGGTGAGCGCGATGCAGGTGAGCGCGATCGCGAGCGACGGCCAGACCATGAGGATCGGTGCCTTATAGATGTTCGTGAAGCCGTCGTTCAGCATCGAACCCCAGGTCGGCACCGACAGGTCGCCGAGACCGAGGAACTCGAGGCCGGACTGGATCGCGATGGCGATGCCCGCGATGATCGCCGACTGGATGATGATCGGTGCGCGGACGACGGAGAGGATGTGCTTGCCGATGATGCGCGGGTCGCTGAGGCCTGAGACCCGGGCGGCGTCCACGTAGAGCTCCGAGCGCACGGCCGTGACCGCCGCATAGACGAGGCGGAAGTAGGAGGGCGAGAGCAGGATGCCGAAGATGGCCATCGAGATCCAGACCGACGGGCCGAGGACGGCGCGGGCGGCGAGGAGGACGACGATGCCGGGCAGCGCCATGATGAGGCCCGTGAACCAGGACGACACGGAGTCGAACCAGCCCTGGTAGTACCCGGCGATCAGCCCGGCGACGACCCCGATGACGATCGCGACGACGAGGGCGAGGAGCGCT
This region includes:
- a CDS encoding beta-glucosidase, whose product is MTITTPRHAAATKPVDTAAIDALVARLDLEEKVALVSGADFWTTVPLEKIGLRAMVLSDGPAGVRGPLWDERSPSINLPSATALASSWDPSLAYRYGAVAAAEARRKGVDVVLGPTINLHRSPLGGRHFEAFSEDPELTGSLAAAYVSGLQDNGVAATPKHYVANDSETDRFTVDVHASERALRELYLAPFERTVTEAGTWAIMSAYNSVDGVTMSENDLLETPLNSEWGFDGVVVSDWTGVRSLGSAPASQDLAMPGPAPAWSAALVEAVRDGRVAEADVDRKVARLLALAVRVGALGEEALAPAPVDGVSFSREAETEGIVLLDNDGTLPLDAASLTRVAVIGHNARDSRTQGGGSATVLPEHTVSPLEGLRLALPEATIDYAVGAIVQEGVAELPLERLTNPRTGDPGLVATFLDADGAELFTEDRRSTALVWFGGDAPVTTASQLVLTTTYTPEATEQLRLGFATGLHGRLFVDGVLLVDEQPVVVGNDLGAALLAPPSATGAFAAQADVAVELRAEFDLSPSENGLGAISVTVGRAPDDSDPDALIAQAVEAARAADVAVVVVGTNSKVESEGWDRSDLTLPGRQDELVRAVAAVNPRTVVIVNSGAPVLLPWSDEVAAVLLGWFGGQEMGNALADVLLGVAEPGGRLSTTWAAALDDVPVLDVTPVDGVLRYEEGIHIGYRAWLRSGATPAYWFGHGLGYTSWSIDGGEVSGDVASPRVSGTATNTGDRAGKHVVQVYAERPDSSVDRPVRWLVGSAVVRAGAGESVAWEVALPARVFAHWADGWQVEPGDVTLRIGSSVVNLVDEHVVTIAAGTSR
- a CDS encoding ATP-binding cassette domain-containing protein encodes the protein MTSSLLEVKDLEVEYPGKGFRAQSFKALKGVSIDIKPGETVGLVGESGSGKTTLGRAVLGLAPVTGGSIRYRDQEIGHLKRKERRALSSEIQVVFQDPYSSLNPSLTIEQILTEPLTVRGVSGADARKRVGSLLDQVQLPTGAASRLPREFSGGQRQRIAIARALALDPKLIVCDEPVSALDLSTQARVLDLFIDIQEQTGVAYLFISHDLAVVRHISHRVAVMYHGEIVESGDGDQVTAHPAHPYTQRLFMAAPIPDPDRQEDRRVERRRLIDEQRAAESAA
- a CDS encoding dipeptide/oligopeptide/nickel ABC transporter permease/ATP-binding protein; protein product: MTAIETPLTVPTPQVRVNLLRRLLKRPIGAASLVFLALIGVVAIFGPLIAPQDPNLASLQQVLAPPSADHLLGADSAGRDVFSRLLAATQISVAAALLALVVAIVIGVVAGLIAGYYQGWFDSVSSWFTGLIMALPGIVVLLAARAVLGPSVWISMAIFGILLSPSYFRLVYAAVTAVRSELYVDAARVSGLSDPRIIGKHILSVVRAPIIIQSAIIAGIAIAIQSGLEFLGLGDLSVPTWGSMLNDGFTNIYKAPILMVWPSLAIALTCIALTLLANAMRDELERTVSVRRRRRKIVTTSKTGSNTIVTQSISTSGISEDEIVGVPPIRHDDDARASARAEELVLSVRDLRVGYDQEGGRVTEVVHGVDLDIRKGEVHGLIGESGSGKTQTAWGVLGLLPRGGRVTDGTIRYEGTRLDTLGEREYTAIRGKRIGYIPQEPMSNLDPAFTIGSQLVEPLRVTLGLSKKEATDKALALLERVGIPNPKRTFAAFPHEVSGGMAQRVLIAGAVSTDPDIIIADEPTTALDVTVQAEVLDLLRDLQAERHMAMLLVTHNFGVVADLCDRVSVMQNGLIVETGPVRSIFNHAQHPYTQSLLGAILDEGPARPALATNLTGETR